The Scomber scombrus chromosome 19, fScoSco1.1, whole genome shotgun sequence DNA window GAGCACCTTCATCAAGCAGATGAGGATCATCCATGGAGCCGGCTACTCAGACGAAGACAAGAGAGGCTTCATCCGACTTGTTTACCAAAACATCTTCACCTCCATGCAGTCCATGATTCGCGCCACTGAGAACCTCAAGATCCCCTACAAATATGAACAGAATCGGGTAAGCGACACAAGTAACGGCATGAGACACACTTTATATCCTGCCTGCCTGCCATTGCTTCCACTGTACATTCAAAAGACCGAAAATGAAGTAGTTACCGGTGGTGTGGGCACAATACAATTACATAATTATAGTCTATTATTGTATGTTACAGTTGTTCTCAATTCCAGTCCTCAGAGCCCTGCTGGTCTTTTATTGTGAGCCTCTAATTGAGGACTGATTTACATCTGGGATGCAAGGTGAATGTAGTCTGCTATTCAGTGGGACAGAAAAAATACGCTCCTTCAGACCAGAATCACCGGTCGACATTATTAATGAACAGCAGAAGTCACCTAAACATTGTGACTAAACAGCAAACACATGACATGTCAAAGTACAATAGGTGTTGAGGTCCAGCGTGGTCGTACATCAACCAGATTTTTCAGGTTTCAGTGTACACTCTGCTTTAgtctttattatatatatatatatatatatatatatatatatatatatttatttcacaagaaaaaatatcaatttctttagattaaaaaaaaagaaccatgTGGAAGCTGtcaatttcaatatttttcatttgattgaGTCATGCAGTGTTGAAATCACCCAACTTTTACTTTAGTGGCAACCATGAGGTTAACTTTTTTGCTTCTACTGAAGTGATTCACGaaattttaaacataatttcatGTCCAGGAAATGTATCAACAACATGAATCACTAGATGCAATGATGGGATATTGTATTTTTCGAGCTGATTCGTGAAAGTGATTTACAGTACAATctttaatgtggaaaaaactACCCATTTCTAAATCTTTTGTATAACTTAAGTAtaaacacatgttcattttgattcatgtttttttcctattgactgaatgaaaatatgcaaatttgcCATTTTCctaaataggaaaaaaataggaaaattCCAAAGTATCACTGTCCAAAGTTTGAAGGGAATAGtagccttttttaaaatactttttaggCATAAGACATTTGGAAATAACACTTACTACCCAGGAATAAAAATTGTGTTACGTAGTGTTATCAAATTACAACtatgaaaaacactgaatagAGTGTATGAACGGCTCACATAAAATCTAAGGCAGTGTATTCTCCTTTGGATGGCCCATTAAAAGTTGGAGTGTCGACCTTGTGTCACAAGCCTGTTGGACATGACAGATTTCTACATGCTTCACAATaattatctgacattttcatATAGACACATGTCAGTTTTGTTGCTCTTTTTTAAACCCATGTGTCAACCTAAAACTATTTCAGCTGCAGCTTTTCCTGGTAAGACCAATTGTATGCTTAATGGTTTTTCACAGGAAAAAATGCATGTTGCGCAAGAAGTGTTTCAGGCAGTTTATCCAGCACAAACATTGTCCttgaaataagtaaaataagtaggTGGTTAAGATCAGCCACAGAGTCTAAACAGACAGTGAAGACAACTGTCCTCAGATATCTCAAATGTCCtcaactgaaactgaaaattatatttCACTAAATGAATTTGGTTGCTTTGCACTTATTATTAAAGTTTTGCTCTGTTGTCTGTCTTACTGCTCTTCTCTATTCATCATTATCCTCCATCTGGATCTTTCTCATCTTCCGTCCTTTGTCTGTGTCTCTCCAGTCTAATGCCATGCTGGTGAAGGAGGTGGACATTGAGAAGATCAATGGGTTTGACCAGCCCTACATCGTAGCTATCAAAACCCTCTGGGCTGATCCGGGGATCCAGGAGGCTTATGACCGCCGCCGAGAATACCAGCTCTCTGACTCCACTAAATAGtacgtctgtctgtctcagtgtGTATGCAGATAAGGGGTATGATGTTAGTGTGAATGTCTGTGATACAATCTGTGAGTGtgcatatttaatttttgtatgtgtgtgtgagatactGGTTTGGGAACTAATTGTGTTATTGGTATTGTTaaatttcagtatttatttttaacagtcaTAAATTATTGTCTAAACGGAGAATAGTTTAGgactgtctcttttttttaatgtagaacTTAATATTAGTTCTGCGACATGCTGAATTTgtaatgatttgattttaattcatGCAAATCCAAGTTTACATCGATTAGCAACATATCTATCATATCTATCTTTCAAATACCTTTTTATGActgtacaaaaaataataaggaaacatgttttttatgatttcaGGGAACTGACCATTTAATGTCATATGTAGCAGGGAGACAGAGTGGTCTCCAGAgcacaactgtgtgtgtgtgtgtgtgtgtgtgtgtgtgtgtgtgtgtgtgtgtgtgtgtgtgtgtgtgtgtgtgtgtgtgtgtgtgtgtgtgtgtgtgtgtgtgtgtgtgtgtgtgtgtgtgtgtgtgtgtgtgtgtgtgtgtgtgtgtgtgtgtgtgtgtgtgtgtgtacagtatgataACCTTGTGGGTGTTGTAATATATACAGAGCAGGGTGACACACTAGCTTTTCATCCACTTGCCAAAATTGGCTATCAAATTTCAAAATTTACTAACctcttttcacattttaatagtCTCTTATGAAAAATCTACAAACTAGTTCACCATGAACGTTCTTCTGCAGTGTATTCTAATTAATTTCTTACTTGTGTACTGTGTCATTGGGGATTGTTGAGACCTGAAGTCTGACTGAAATGGAGCAGAGTTGAGACTGGGAGGCCTGATCAAGAGTTTATCCCCTCTCAACCAGTTAATAGAGAGCAGTAACAGTGATGTTGAAGCCACCATCctgtatctctgtctctctgtgtgtaaaaaCTACAAGCTGTCATCTATGAACATACTTTAGTATTTAAAGTGTCCACCTACAAGCTAACCAGATATTTGTAAATGTAGCTGTCTTGAATCCATATGAACAAGGTTGTGTCCTCTCTTAACCAGTGTTAACACAGAATATAACTCCTCCCCATGTCCACTATAACTTAATTTGAGGTTGAACATTGTGTTTGGTGTCAGAATGTCAACACTCGTAGGAGTACAAAAAAATGAACGACAAaccacagatttaaaaaaaaaaaaaaaaaattaaattggcAATTGTGTTTGAACCTTGTTGTTTGGAGCCTCTTGttctttagttgtttttgtttgccaTAATTCCATGGTAATTATAATATATGACCCCAGGCTAAATGTCCCTAAGGcacttgtttcattttataGTGCCCCCTGGTTGTAGACTTCCTGTACTACAGTTAAATGCTGTTCCAGATTTACATGCATGAAGGTGTGCTTGCTATGTTGAGCATGTCAGTGTGAAGATTAATATgcctttggggtttttttttaatgtgtatgagtgagtgagaaagaTGTATTAAATATGTCTTCATTTCAGTGTTATCCACATTGTTCATGTATATCTCCAGTTACCTTAGCGATATTGACCGTGTGACTGCGGAGGGATATGTTCCCACCCAGCAGGATGTGCTGAGGGTCCGTGTTCCCACCACGGGCATAATAGAGTACCCATTTGACCTCGAGAACGTCATCTTCAGGTACCCCTGTGGCACCAGGACTGCAGAATCACCATGACTAGAGGACAAAAACCACTGATGACTGTCAGGATATTAGCACACTGGTTTAGAGGGAGGCTAAATGCTCATTTATGGGTGTATAGGGTTTAATAAATTGTATcccaaaaactaaaatacaaaatgacaaTTGTAATATTGGTCATTGAAATTACAGAATAGTTACCAACATGCATGTGCCTTATTCACAAGCTGCTTGGCAAGGATAACCCCATTTGTCCcacagaggaaaataaagatACTGTTGTATTTGGATCAAATGAGCCTCAGGGCCAGGTCGTTAACCTGATTAGAGATCAGTGGTTTGTGTTCAGAATTGTGCAGAGGTTCTGGCtccaggataaaaaaaacaaaaaggccaGACATGCTGCACTGAAGCTTGTGGGGAACAGCCACCAAATACCAGATGAAGAAGGATTTAGGCAAAGATATCAAAAATTCTCCAGGAAGTTAATCAATCTGattctgttttaaaatatggAATAATTGGaacctttttaatttaattgaactAAGCTTCCTGCTCTTTGATATAATACTTGTCTAAACCTTCTTTATCTTATTCCAGgtgctgctgtttctgctgctgaagTCACTGCTACTACTGTCACTGATGCTGCCTCACTGTCTGCAACATAATCCACAACCTGCAAATTGTTAAttgaaataaagtcaaattaaagCTAAAGTGGCAGGTTAACAGCTAACCCCCAAAGTCTTTATGGGTTTTATGGAACGAGAGTGTTGGTGGAGCAGTTACACTGACTAACACCCTTTTGTTTCCTTGATGTGGCCTTTTCTGTGAAGCTTCCTCAACAGGACTCATCCAAATTTCCTGGAATGGCAGGGGGGTTGTGGTAATTGCCTGTCACGCTTTATAtaactgtttttctgtctctcttttttttctgtttatctccctctttttctgGACTGGGCCTGCCTGTAGTTATCTTACCGATCTGGATCGTATTTCAGATTCCAACTATCTTCCCACTCAGCAGGATGTGCTCAGGGTGCGCATCCCCACCACAGGAATCATAGAGTACCCCTTCGACTTGCAAAGCATCATTTTCAGGTAGAAAGATGCGTCTTTTGGCTCAGACCCTCCATGTTATGTTGTGACATCATTAACCCATAAGTcaactgatgtgtttttgttctgaGCCCTGTATAAACCGTAATAATTGTCCTCCTCATTAATGGAAAGAACTTATGTGATTTTTAATTTGTCCATTTAACTTGAGTGTCTATATCTCATTTGTACTCCTCTTGACCCTTCCCTCCCTAGAAATTAAAGTCATTACTATTTTATCATCTCCTCATAGTCCTACACTTTCTCTTATCTCCTGCCACCAACAGCTATCgtaacacacataacacaacCGCTAATGAACACAAAGTCCTACATTCTGGTGCCCGGTCTCTGTAAATGGGTcacctcctctcttcctctcctcctttcctctccggCTGGCAGAAGAAACGAGGTCGTCCTCTCCGCGGTGGAGGAATGTTATTTTGGGCAGCAGGTCCTGCAGGGCCTATATTGGCACAGGGTCTCTGTGGACCACAGTGGACTGGGCCACCACCAGGGGGCACCCTTGCATTGTGAATTATAGCTGATTTGGGCAGCTTTCTCAAAGACCATGATGCACCTGGTTTGCTGGCTTGTGCCTGTGTATCCAGTAGTGCACCAAAATACATAGGGTTAGTTATTAAATTGCACCGATGTCATTTATATACAAGTTTGACAAGAAAAGCTCCTGACGCGAACAATTTTCCTAGATCAGTTGTATCAAATGAAGGCTTAATGAAACTGGGACCTAAACTCCCCGACGAGCGAAGGGTGACCTTGTCAAGGAGAAGCTCAGGGAAGCTGAAACCTTATGAGGATTCACACATCTATCACTCAGTATATCAGCCAGGATTGCTGTTCATGAATGGATTCATCGAATGCCACCCTGCGTAAATGCTTAAATCAAACTTTCCATCATAATTTCGGATTAGTTTGTTGTGATAGTTCACCTCTAATGAATTATATATGTCCTATTTGTTTAGATATAAACTTCTCAGCTTATAGCTTCCCATTAGGTGACATAGGAGGTGTCTTTCTACCATGAAAAGGATCCGTCATCAGAGGTGCCCCCTGTATCTATCTAACATCTCCCCTTTTTCCTGCTGTCTTCTATCACGTATACGTGTTCCCCTCTCTGTCCATCCGTCTGTGCTTCATTTTATGTCCCTTTTGTTTCCCCGTTTGTTTCCTCAAAGTCAGTTTCAAAACTTCTCAGTGGTTTTTGTGTGGTCACGTACACCAGGGAACGTTTAGAAAGTCTGTCTGGTAGAAAAATGAATGCATCCACTCTCACTGTATGACATGAAATGGAGCACAGACTGGTCTAGTATCAGATCTAATGTTGACTCCTTTTATGACGAGAAGAGGGCTACAGATGAATGCCTctcaatttcatttttttatcacGTCTCCTACTGAAACCATCAGATGTACAACCCATTAGATCAACATCATATTTTTAATATCGTGACAGCTTTTATCTTTACTTTAAAACCCAAAGTTGAGCTGCACCTGTAACTGCTGTGgttcaaaataaaaagaagggaagaaacataaatatacttTTCTGAGATAGACGGGAGTTATGAAGACTTCTACAGAGAATAACTCATTTATATATGAAAAGAAGCTTTTGTTTGTACTCGCATCAAATTGTCATTCATTGTAACAGCTCCAAATTGATGTCAAGATTCAGATTCTTGGTTGagtagtttttttcccccgctGCTTCTGTTCAGAAATGATGAACAGATTTTTGACaacctataaaaaaaacatgattttctaAACAGAGTggcattcattttaaaacttattctatatttttctaaaGTGGGAATCTTTCATCTTTGTGGTGGCATGCATGTCTCACTCACAAGGACAAAAGCATATTCACACTTCACATTTCTTTCTtgtttgtgtagtttttgtttttgccacaCATAGACATCTGCACATATTTGCTCAGAGATTCTTAAAAACTTGCCATCATGGCCAAGACGTTATGAATCAGAATAATTTCTTCTTAAGGTGTTGAATCCATCATGAGTTAATTATGTGTATACATGTTTACTTAAAACAAAGTTCATGAACCCTCTAAATAGCGTTTTTTCCCCTTAACAAATTGTTtcgaccaaaataaatgataGGCCTTTTTCTGATATATCTTTACGTGATAGTAAAATATGCTTTCATAGGTCCCAGGATATGAGACTAAATTTGTATTTGGGTCATgtgctgaaaatgtttcaagGAAGAACTAAGCTAGGAAATATCTTAAGGACTACTGGACTATATGTAAGGTTCACAGTTTAGTGCTATTGGTAAATCTCTCTCTTGATGGGTTCAAAACCtctgtcaaaacaaaaaaagctgctCTTAAAGCCTTTCCAGGACACAAACTTAAACTTTTGTCCTGTTTTACTCTGAGCACTTGTAGAAATTGTGTGAATCTAATCTTGAAAATGATAACTCAACATTGGTTAGTCTAAAAAGacttaaatatttgtttttttctcccccttctTGCTTCTTCACTTGTTACCcccttcttcatcttcatccttcCGTTAGGATGGTGGATGtcgggggtcagaggtcagagaggaggaagtggatTCACTGCTTTGAGAATGTCACTTCCATCATGTTTCTTGTGGCGCTTAGCGAGTACGACCAGGTCCTGGTGGAGTCAGACAACGAGGTAGGTGGACATAAAACCTATCAGCTTGTTTTTGTCATCCTTTAGTATGGCTTTTTTAATTCTGACCTGGAATTATTATAACTAACACCAACAATTGCACTGTTGCTGCActatattttgaaatattggaTACTTACTATGCTGCTTTAATATAAGTGTCTCtatgtgttaaaatgttcacaGCTAAGCCTTTTCATGTAGAGAAATTCAAACATTCAAATGAGAAAGATCAAATATTAATACTGCAGAACATTACTTTAATCACATCTCTGTTTCCCAACACCTTACTCTGCACACCAGAACCGCATGGAGGAGAGTAAAGCTCTGTTCAGGACTATCATTACCTACCCCTGGTTTCAAAACTCCTCCgtcatcctcttcctcaacAAGAAGGATCTGCTAGAGGAGAAGATCTCCTACTCACACTTGGTGGACTACTTCCCTGAGTTTGATGGTGAGACCATTTACACGTTATTTATGTGCTGTTCTCTCTAGCAGTCAGCTTCTCCGACTGATAAATGTAGCTTATGTGAATGTGgattttattcagtgttttagtttgaaatagGTTATGATGTagtcttgatttttttctgttgtacaTATTGAACAAACCAGATACAATACGTGAATTGGTGAGATTTAGAAGTGGTGTTAAGTAGGACTGATGTTATGACCGAACTGATTTGATAAATTCACTCCTTCATACAGATTGTCCACCTGCAGTTCACAACAGCGTAATTAAGTGTATGTATACAGTACAAAATGAGTCATGTGTTGGAGAGATGCAGCTGGGGGTGGGtgcagatgaaaacaaaaaatgtctccGTCATATGGAAACACCTTGGCTTTATTTAGTACAATACAGCTGTATTGTAGTGCAGCTTCTTTGGGAGCATTAAGTTCGGGGTGTGTGATGTGAGTGTGCGGGACAGAAACATATGGTGAGGCTGATGTCAGACGGCGAAGCAGAGTCAGGTTAGCAGTAAACTGTGAATACTAAACTGTTAAACAGAGAATGTTAAATATGAGCTACAGTTTACCATAAAGTAAGTGTTACAACCTCTCAACAACCGAGTGAAGGtctctgcttttatttactTGCAGCTGAGTGTGTAACCACAAAGCTGGCTGCTACCTGGGTATGAGAAACCATCTCCCTTGAGTATCTGACCACAGTCTGGAGGCTGGTTTCAGTCGCACAAGTCTGTCAGAGAAGCATTTGCTAAAATAATGTCACTCAAAAGGGACCGGTTATTAAGATGATGACATAAGTGAAGTCATAAAAGTGTCATTCAAATCTATTTATATCAGGCCTACTTATTTTGACATTTGCAAAATATGTTAAACGAAG harbors:
- the gna11b gene encoding guanine nucleotide-binding protein subunit alpha-11b isoform X2 produces the protein MTLESMMACCLSEEAKESKRINAEIDKQLRRDKRDSRRELKLLLLGTGESGKSTFIKQMRIIHGAGYSDEDKRGFIRLVYQNIFTSMQSMIRATENLKIPYKYEQNRSNAMLVKEVDIEKINGFDQPYIVAIKTLWADPGIQEAYDRRREYQLSDSTKYYLSDIDRVTAEGYVPTQQDVLRVRVPTTGIIEYPFDLENVIFSYLTDLDRISDSNYLPTQQDVLRVRIPTTGIIEYPFDLQSIIFRMVDVGGQRSERRKWIHCFENVTSIMFLVALSEYDQVLVESDNENRMEESKALFRTIITYPWFQNSSVILFLNKKDLLEEKISYSHLVDYFPEFDGPQRDAQAAREFILKMFVDLNPDSDKIIYSHFTCATDTENIRFVFAAVKDTILQLNLKEYNLV
- the gna11b gene encoding guanine nucleotide-binding protein subunit alpha-11b isoform X1, yielding MTLESMMACCLSEEAKESKRINAEIDKQLRRDKRDSRRELKLLLLGTGESGKSTFIKQMRIIHGAGYSDEDKRGFIRLVYQNIFTSMQSMIRATENLKIPYKYEQNRSNAMLVKEVDIEKINGFDQPYIVAIKTLWADPGIQEAYDRRREYQLSDSTKYYLTDLDRISDSNYLPTQQDVLRVRIPTTGIIEYPFDLQSIIFRMVDVGGQRSERRKWIHCFENVTSIMFLVALSEYDQVLVESDNENRMEESKALFRTIITYPWFQNSSVILFLNKKDLLEEKISYSHLVDYFPEFDGPQRDAQAAREFILKMFVDLNPDSDKIIYSHFTCATDTENIRFVFAAVKDTILQLNLKEYNLV